The nucleotide window CCAAGAAAAAAACCTAACCCAAAATATTTACTTCTTGGGCTTATGGTTTTCTTAACGGTCGGGATTTTAGGTTTTAGATTTATTCCTATTCCCGAAGAATCAATAGCGCAAAGACAAGAATTAAACACAACCTCTTTGAAGATGATTAAAGCTTCTCCTTTTTTGGGTGTCGGGTTAGCCAATTTTTTTAATCGTCTGCCGGAATTTTACCAAAACCACGGCTTGGTTCGTTTTTTACAACCGGCACATAATCTTTATCTTTTGATCGGCGCCGAAACGGGATTTATGGGACTGGTTTTTTTTTTAGTTTTAATCGTTTTAACCTATCAAAAGGGATTAAGAACAAATTCTTTCCTGCTTGTTCCCTTTAGCGTTATGCTGATACTGGGCCTATTTGATCATTATTTTTATACCCTTCAACAAGGACAGATTCTTATGGTTTTGATTTTTAGTTTTATTTGGTCGGGTCAAGAAAGAAGTGTTAAAATTAACCCATGAACCTTTCCCGCATCGTGACTTATAATACCCTGATTCAGATTTTGGGCAAGATCGTAACGGTTGTTTTTGGGATAACCACCACGGCGATATTGACAAATTATCTGGGAGCCTCCGGCTTTGGTGAATACGTTTTTGTTCTTTCTTTTGTCGCCATTTTTTCGTCAGTGGCCGACTGGGGAACGGCTTTAATTGCGGTTCGTGAAGCCGCTCGCCAAGAAAAAAATGAAAGTCAAATTTTTAGCAACGTCTTAATTTTGCGTTTGGTTCTTTCCTTACTGGCAACTTTAATCAGCTGGTTGGTGATTTGTCTTTTTCCCGGCGTTGCCCATAACGGAGAGCCTTTAAAACGTTTGGTGATTTTGGCCTCGTTCTTAATTCTTTTTTTTAGTCTCAAAAACTCCCTGGGGATTATTTTCCAAACCAAATTAAAACTCGACAAAATTGTTCTTTTGGATTTTATCGCCAGCGCCCTAACCTTGTTCTTTTCTTTTTTTGTAGTGAGTTTCGGCGGAACGCTTGTTTTTTTAATTTGGGCCGTTATTTTGGCCAACATCATCGCGGTTTTGGTCGGCTTCGGCCAGATTTTCTCCCTAACCAGTCTTAAGTTTTCTTTGTCATTTCCGGTTTTACGAAAGTTGTCACTTGAGGCCCTACCCATGGGCGGGATCTTAATTTTATTTTCTGTTTATAACCGGATTGACGCGTTAATTTTACAAGCCATTAAGGGCAGTACGGCGGTTGGCGTTTACGGCTTGGCTTACCGGATTTATGAAGTCTTGGTTTTAGGCGCCTTTTATTTAATGAATTCGCTTTTGCCGATTTTGGCCCGTGAAAAAGACAAAAATAAACTTTGCCAGGTTTATCAGCGGGCTTTTGATCTTCTTGTTTTGGCCGGCA belongs to Patescibacteria group bacterium and includes:
- a CDS encoding flippase is translated as MNLSRIVTYNTLIQILGKIVTVVFGITTTAILTNYLGASGFGEYVFVLSFVAIFSSVADWGTALIAVREAARQEKNESQIFSNVLILRLVLSLLATLISWLVICLFPGVAHNGEPLKRLVILASFLILFFSLKNSLGIIFQTKLKLDKIVLLDFIASALTLFFSFFVVSFGGTLVFLIWAVILANIIAVLVGFGQIFSLTSLKFSLSFPVLRKLSLEALPMGGILILFSVYNRIDALILQAIKGSTAVGVYGLAYRIYEVLVLGAFYLMNSLLPILAREKDKNKLCQVYQRAFDLLVLAGIFVILATFILAPLAIKLVAWGRFPEFFTSISLLRILSLAVLASFLNHLTGYLLIVLGKQRRYFFISVAALIFNFSLNLFFIPSYSYYAAAWITFLTETLVFCLTSFLIAQTLKFRPSFFSFPKTALDLLKNRQLF